One window from the genome of Pseudanabaena yagii GIHE-NHR1 encodes:
- a CDS encoding RNA ligase yields the protein MSEINLERIDQLITEGYITKRPHSSGELFIYNYTAKAQYDRLWTPETMQCRGLILDRNGAIASRPLIKFFNLQEHQESLPSEPFDVYEKLDGSLGILYWYQDQPYIASRGSFNSDQAVKANQILYSLYADSIPLLDRSLTYLFEIIYPANRIVVNYGDYEALVLLAVIETASGREYSIEEFSHLGFPIAKKYDGLKNLEAIAKLNEQNQEGFVIRFESGLRLKFKFADYVKLHRVLTQVTSKVIWEMLRDQMPFEDILEHVPDEFYDWVKSTKATLLGQYQQIEDQAKADFERIVAVVDRSDRKEMAKHVLTCQNHTILFSMLDGKDYSDYIWRTIKPAHEKPFMDDDN from the coding sequence ATGAGTGAAATCAACTTGGAGAGAATTGATCAATTAATTACAGAAGGATATATCACCAAGCGTCCTCATTCTAGTGGTGAACTGTTTATCTATAACTACACTGCCAAGGCTCAGTACGATCGCCTTTGGACACCAGAAACAATGCAATGCCGAGGCTTAATTTTAGATCGTAATGGCGCGATCGCATCTCGACCTTTAATCAAGTTTTTTAATTTGCAAGAACATCAAGAATCCTTGCCCTCAGAACCCTTTGATGTCTATGAGAAATTAGATGGATCATTAGGAATTCTCTATTGGTATCAAGATCAGCCCTATATCGCCTCTAGAGGTAGTTTTAATTCCGATCAAGCTGTTAAAGCTAATCAAATCCTCTATTCTCTTTATGCAGATTCAATTCCCTTATTAGACAGATCGCTTACCTATTTATTTGAGATTATTTATCCCGCTAATCGGATTGTAGTCAATTATGGTGACTATGAAGCTTTAGTGCTGTTAGCTGTCATCGAAACTGCCTCAGGGCGTGAATATTCTATTGAGGAATTCAGTCATTTAGGTTTCCCCATTGCCAAAAAATATGATGGTTTAAAAAACTTAGAGGCGATCGCTAAACTCAATGAACAAAATCAAGAGGGGTTTGTAATTCGCTTTGAGAGCGGATTGCGGCTGAAGTTTAAGTTTGCGGACTATGTGAAGTTACATCGTGTGCTTACACAGGTAACTAGTAAGGTAATCTGGGAAATGTTGCGCGATCAAATGCCATTTGAAGACATTTTAGAGCATGTTCCTGACGAATTTTATGATTGGGTAAAGTCAACAAAAGCTACGCTCTTAGGTCAATATCAACAGATTGAAGATCAAGCTAAAGCAGATTTCGAGAGGATTGTGGCAGTTGTAGATCGCAGCGATCGTAAAGAAATGGCGAAACATGTCTTAACTTGCCAAAATCATACAATTTTGTTCTCTATGCTCGATGGAAAAGATTATAGTGATTACATTTGGAGGACGATCAAACCTGCCCATGAGAAGCCTTTTATGGATGATGATAATTAA
- a CDS encoding phosphatase domain-containing protein — translation MLTVYFTIGLPASGKSTWAKEKVNKSPNSIKRVNKDELRAMLDNSYFSKGNEKFVLDIQDSIIKAALENGKHVIVDNTHLAPKHEARIRELIKGLAVLEIVDFRHIPLETCIERDLKRMNSVGEKVIRDMYNQFIAPPRVPKPTYNPELPEAIICDLDGTLALIGDRSPYDAANCERDIVNEPVRSILATSGKAILFVSGREDKFKPQTLAWLEKHNISFDGIYMRKSGDLRKDSIVKKEIYDEFILDKYNVAFVLDDRDQVVRLWRDLGLTCLQVDYGDF, via the coding sequence ATGCTGACAGTCTATTTTACAATTGGGCTTCCCGCTTCGGGCAAATCCACATGGGCAAAGGAAAAAGTCAATAAATCTCCTAATAGTATTAAGAGAGTCAATAAAGATGAATTGAGAGCGATGCTAGACAATTCCTATTTCTCTAAAGGTAATGAGAAGTTTGTGCTAGATATCCAAGACTCAATTATTAAAGCTGCTCTAGAGAATGGTAAACATGTCATTGTCGATAATACGCATCTTGCCCCTAAACATGAAGCCAGAATTCGCGAATTAATCAAGGGTTTAGCAGTTTTGGAAATAGTGGACTTTCGCCATATACCACTCGAAACTTGCATTGAGAGAGATTTAAAGAGGATGAACTCAGTTGGCGAAAAAGTAATTCGTGACATGTATAACCAATTCATCGCCCCACCACGAGTGCCAAAACCAACTTACAATCCTGAGCTACCCGAGGCAATTATTTGTGATTTAGATGGGACTCTCGCTTTGATTGGCGATCGCAGTCCCTATGATGCGGCGAACTGTGAGCGAGACATCGTCAATGAACCAGTGCGTTCTATTCTTGCAACATCAGGTAAAGCAATTTTATTTGTATCAGGTCGAGAGGATAAATTTAAGCCCCAAACCTTAGCATGGCTGGAAAAGCACAATATCTCTTTTGATGGCATATATATGCGAAAGTCTGGCGATTTGCGAAAGGATAGTATCGTCAAGAAGGAAATCTATGATGAATTTATTCTAGATAAATACAATGTTGCTTTTGTGCTAGACGATCGCGACCAAGTAGTGAGACTATGGCGAGATTTGGGCTTAACTTGCTTGCAGGTTGACTATGGCGATTTTTAG
- a CDS encoding Npun_F5749 family FMN-dependent PPOX-type flavoprotein, protein MWRSHLARSLHQHRNQPEAKFLQLATVGLDQRPRNRTVVFRGFLENGDRLQTPLQDCLKFVTDLRSQKPAQIAANPWAESSWYFTKTRSQFRILGKLQLIDHEYPNQELQSARIETWQALSDPARIQFSWPHPRESRIHFPKTEPPDAELPLDSFCLLLLEPIEVDRLELRGNPQNRWIYLRDDQGNWTEQEVNP, encoded by the coding sequence ATGTGGCGATCGCATTTAGCTCGAAGTTTACATCAACACCGCAATCAGCCTGAGGCTAAGTTTTTGCAATTGGCAACGGTGGGGCTAGATCAGCGTCCACGTAACCGCACCGTTGTATTTCGTGGGTTTCTCGAAAATGGCGATCGCCTTCAAACTCCTTTACAGGATTGTCTTAAATTTGTCACGGATCTGCGTAGTCAAAAACCTGCTCAAATTGCTGCAAATCCTTGGGCGGAGTCAAGTTGGTATTTTACAAAAACGCGATCGCAATTTCGGATTTTAGGAAAATTGCAATTGATTGATCACGAATATCCCAATCAAGAACTCCAATCGGCTCGGATTGAGACATGGCAAGCCCTATCTGACCCTGCCAGAATTCAATTCTCTTGGCCGCATCCTAGAGAATCACGGATTCATTTTCCGAAAACTGAGCCACCTGATGCGGAACTGCCTCTCGATTCTTTTTGTTTGTTGTTACTAGAACCGATAGAAGTTGATCGTTTAGAATTACGAGGTAATCCCCAAAATCGCTGGATCTATTTACGCGATGACCAAGGCAATTGGACAGAACAAGAAGTTAATCCTTAA